A single window of Hyla sarda isolate aHylSar1 chromosome 2, aHylSar1.hap1, whole genome shotgun sequence DNA harbors:
- the ADAMTS1 gene encoding A disintegrin and metalloproteinase with thrombospondin motifs 1, whose product MLRMRCVQYLLPCMAALVYARIVLGVSMEEELVVPVRLDSDQGPAQDGKVIYRLDAFGEALTLELEPDPSFLAKDFSLQYVGKPKSTGEDSAEPLTNLADCFYSGTVNGDPASSAALSLCAGIRGAFYHRGEEYFIQPSNHTLTMASSTSTMVLHLLSKRSRVKAKCGVTDMSQQQLDSEEPQSRQHMAPPGSGGNSRKKRFVSSPRYLETMLVADQSMAEFHGSNLKHYLLTLMSVAAKLYKHPSIRNSISLVVVKILVIYDEQKGPEVSSNAALTLRNFCSWQKQHNPPSDRHAEHYDTAILFTRQDLCGAQTCDTLGMADVGTVCDPSRSCSIIEDDGLQAAFTTTHELGHVFNMPHDDAKQCSGYNNENKDSHMMASMLSNLDRHEPWSPCSAFMITSFLDNGHGECLLDKPSRPIQLPSDLPGMLYDANKQCQFTFGEESRHCPDAASTCTTLWCTGVSGGLLVCQTKHFPWADGTSCGEGKWCLKGKCTEMTDKKHYETPVHGGWGTWGQWGACSRTCGGGVQYSVRECDNPVPKDGGKYCEGKRVQYRSCNIQDCPENNGKTFREEQCEAHNDISRTPGNGPNVEWTPKFAGVRPKDRCKLVCRAKGTGFFFVLNPRVADGTPCSPDSTSICIQGQCVKAGCDRVIGSNKKFDKCGVCGGNGSTCKKVSGTFTKARAGYHDVVTIPAGATNIEIKQRNSRGSMHDGSYLAVKAADGTYILNGDYTLSTLEQDISYNGNFLTYSGSTASLERIRSFKPLRESITIQVLTVGDSQRLKIKYIYFVKKPAQPEKPLNKKKESFNAIQETILSEWVIGEWGECSKTCGLGWQRRSVECKDLRGQPSKDCPNELKPDDVRSCADIPCPQWQLGDWSSCSKTCGKGFRKRLLKCVSYEGSTLPQDNCDPLKKPKHLIDFCTVSICT is encoded by the exons ATGCTAAGGATGAGGTGTGTGCAGTATCTGCTGCCCTGCATGGCAGCGTTGGTCTATGCCCGGATTGTTCTAGGGGTATCCATGGAAGAAGAACTGGTGGTCCCTGTCAGGCTAGACAGTGACCAAGGTCCGGCTCAAGATGGTAAGGTGATATACCGCCTGGATGCTTTTGGAGAAGCCCTCACCTTGGAGTTGGAGCCTGACCCAAGTTTCCTCGCAAAGGACTTTAGTTTGCAATATGTGGGTAAACCCAAGTCTACTGGAGAAGACTCTGCAGAACCTCTTACCAACTTGGCCGACTGCTTCTACTCTGGCACTGTCAATGGAGATCCAGCTAGCAGTGCAGCCCTGAGTCTCTGTGCAGGGATCCGAGGAGCCTTCTATCACCGAGGGGAAGAGTATTTCATCCAGCCCAGCAACCACACATTGACCATGGCTTCATCCACCAGCACTATGGTTCTACATCTGTTGAGCAAGAGGAGTCGCGTGAAGGCAAAGTGTGGCGTGACGGACATGTCCCAGCAGCAGCTGGACTCAGAGGAGCCACAGTCCAGGCAACATATGGCCCCACCAG gatCAGGAGGAAATTCACGGAAAAAGAGATTTGTCTCCAGCCCCCGCTATTTAGAAACCATGCTGGTGGCCGACCAGTCTATGGCCGAATTCCATGGGAGCAATTTAAAGCACTATCTCCTGACCCTCATGTCCGTAGCTGCCAAGCTTTACAAGCATCCCAGCATCCGAAACTCCATCAGCCTGGTGGTGGTGAAGATCCTGGTCATCTACGATGAGCAGAAGGGACCGGAGGTGTCCTCCAACGCTGCCCTGACTTTGAGAAACTTCTGCAGCTGGCAGAAGCAGCACAACCCACCCAGCGACCGCCATGCAGAACATTATGATACCGCCATTCTGTTCACAAGACAG gATCTTTGCGGAGCTCAGACATGTGATACCCTTGGGATGGCCGATGTTGGAACCGTGTGTGATCCAAGTCGCAGTTGCTCTATCATTGAAGATGACGGCCTGCAAGCGGCTTTCACCACGACCCATGAACTAG GTCATGTGTTCAATATGCCGCATGACGATGCCAAACAGTGTTCTGGATACAATAATGAGAATAAGGATTCCCATATGATGGCGTCTATGCTGTCCAATCTGGATAGACATGAACCATGGTCTCCTTGCAGCGCATTTATGATCACCTCCTTCTTGGACAATGGGCATG GAGAGTGCTTATTGGACAAGCCCAGCAGACCCATCCAACTTCCATCAGATCTCCCTGGAATGCTGTATGATGCCAATAAACAGTGCCAATTTACATTTGGAGAGGAATCCAGACATTGTCCAGATGCCGCCAGCACGTGTACGACCTTATGGTGCACCGGAGTCTCTGGAGGACTACTCGTCTGCCAAACCAAACACTTCCCCTGGGCTGATGGAACCAGTTGTGGAGAAGGGAAATGGTGTCTAAAGGGCAAGTGCACAGAAATGACAGACAAGAAACACTATGAG ACTCCTGTACATGGTGGTTGGGGAACATGGGGCCAATGGGGAGCATGCTCTAGAACTTGCGGCGGTGGAGTCCAGTACTCTGTTCGGGAATGTGACAACCCAGTGCCGAAGGATGGTGGAAAATACTGTGAAGGCAAAAGGGTTCAGTATCGTTCATGCAACATCCAGGACTGCCCTGAAAATAATG GCAAGACATTTAGAGAGGAGCAATGTGAAGCTCATAATGACATCTCCAGGACTCCTGGGAATGGACCCAATGTCGAATGGACACCTAAATTTGCAGGAGTCCGTCCTAAGGATCGTTGCAAACTCGTGTGCCGTGCAAAGGGTACTGGATTTTTCTTCGTGCTGAACCCCAGG GTAGCCGATGGTACGCCATGTAGTCCAGACTCAACCTCCATATGCATCCAAGGCCAATGTGTCAAGGCAGGCTGTGATCGTGTAATAGGTTCCAACAAGAAGTTTGACAAATGTGGAGTCTGTGGAGGGAATGGCTCAACCTGCAAGAAAGTATCTGGGACATTTACTAAAGCAAG AGCCGGGTATCACGATGTTGTCACCATCCCAGCCGGGGCAACAAACATTGAAATCAAGCAACGCAACAGTAGAGGTTCAATGCACGATGGTAGCTACTTGGCTGTAAAGGCGGCCGATGGCACCTACATCCTCAATGGTGACTACACTTTATCCACTTTGGAACAGGACATTTCCTACAATGGCAACTTTTTGACATACAGTGGCTCCACTGCATCACTCGAAAGGATCCGCAGCTTCAAGCCTCTGAGGGAATCCATCACCATACAAGTCCTCACTGTGGGAGACTCACAAAGACTGAAAATCAAGTACATTTATTTTGTCAAGAAACCAGCTCAACCAGAAAAGCCTTTGAATAAGAAGAAAGAATCCTTCAATGCTATACAAGAAACAATTCTCTCCGAGTGGGTTATCGGAGAATGGGGTGAATGCTCAAAGACTTGTGGATTAGGCTGGCAGAGAAGATCTGTAGAGTGCAAAGACTTAAGGGGTCAGCCTTCAAAAGACTGCCCGAATGAGCTCAAGCCAGACGATGTCCGGTCATGTGCAGACATTCCCTGTCCCCAGTGGCAATTGGGAGATTGGTCTTCGTGTTCTAAGACCTGTGGGAAGGGTTTTAGAAAGAGACTCTTGAAGTGCGTGTCTTATGAGGGGAGCACTTTGCCTCAAGACAACTGCGACCCTCTAAAGAAGCCAAAACATTTAATAGACTTTTGTACTGTTTCCATCTGCACTTAA